A section of the Schistosoma haematobium chromosome ZW, whole genome shotgun sequence genome encodes:
- the FER1L6_1 gene encoding Dysferlin, limb girdle muscular dystrophy 2B (Autosomal recessive), variant 2 (EggNog:ENOG410V4BR~COG:M), whose product MGGRESTICTGKKRSAYYIHAWSNCLQIKSVPGINVVEARKLVGTNINPMITVTVGKSVQKTVTKYSTNCPFYDNYFAFDFARPKISVLTEIIRIRVFNMRSHPLARLLPGKLIGEFITDVQTVYNEKDHAVLNKWAVIIDPKDPWKGPTGYVKLDMHVIEEGHQVKRIRREKPDHDEIIENHLLLPRYTGMTQKRIMLSMKVSIYQAEDLPPMNTEISNKIRKAFVGENTPNLDSYVEVSYAGHTVSIVIILVMCFGFS is encoded by the exons ATGGGAGGTAGAGAGTCAACTATCTGCACCGGAAAGAAA AGATCCGCGTATTATATCCATGCTTGGTCCAACTGTCTACAAATCAAATCAGTTCCAG GAATCAATGTAGTTGAAGCTCGAAAATTAGTTGGAACTAATATCAATCCAATGATTACTGTAACCGTTGGAAAATCTGTACAGAAAACAGTTACTAAATATTCAACGAATTGTCCattttatgataattattttgcATTTGATTTTGCTCGACCTAAAATAAGTGTACTTACAGAAATAATTCGTATTCGA gtATTTAATATGCGATCTCATCCATTAGCCCGTCTTTTACCTGGTAAATTGATCGGTGAATTTATTACTGATGTACAAACAGTTTATAATGAAAAAG ATCATGCAGTATTAAATAAATGGGCAGTGATTATCGACCCCAAAGATCCATGGAAAGGTCCTACGGGCTATGTTAAACTTGATATGCATGTCATAGAAGAAGGGCACCAAGTTAAa CGAATTCGAAGAGAGAAACCTGATCATGATGAAATAATCGAAAA TCATTTACTATTACCACGGTATACTGGTATGACACAAAAACGTATTATGCTCTCCATGAAAGTCAGTATATATCAAGCTGAAGATTTGCCTCCAATGAATACAGAAATAAGCAATAAAATTAGAAAAGCATTTGTTGGAGAAAATACACCAAATCTTGATTCATATGTGGAAGTTTCTTATGCTGGACATACAGTAAGCATTGTTATCATTCTGGTTATGTGTTTTGGTTTTTCTTAA